A single genomic interval of Luteolibacter arcticus harbors:
- a CDS encoding non-ribosomal peptide synthetase, producing MTTSALSLDRPLVGPLTAVLDQRATAEAERLAFRFLADGEDQEHLLHYGELLRQARIRAGSLVEAGATGKPVLLMESPGLDFIVGLFACWFAGAIAVPAYPPRGNRHRQRLEAILRDSGATLAIGESPAKPIPGVTVLTMEDLATGSPFERDTPHADGPCLLQYTSGSTAKPKGVVLHHHHLRHHLAALGSTLRGLGIRSMLSWLPPYHDMGLILKILFSFDSGQPLTFFSPDHFVQRPVRWLRAISRYRADFSGGPNFAFDLCLRSIRDEELAGLDLSCWNAAPTGAERIRIDTLQRFTRRFAPYGFRPETFLPGYGLAEATLTVTACRSGRFQRISHHPEAGQHVSCGPVVDGSSLRIVDAVSGRTLPAGEIGEIRVKGAGIAAGYWNRPDESAKVFGADGELRTGDRGYLENGELHVVGRIKDLIILGGTNVAPEDVEEDLAGSFPQFTTAAAFAGETAAGEGLVLAIESQRLPEKELADLAVAIRKSIADSLELPIHRIVFVRAGTLPRTTSGKLQRSAARDAFGAGKLVVIFDEAAHAPALPPGGKWLDAVLDAVREVSGRDGGRAEDDLIAFGLSSIEATRLSALLRATTGVEVSLADLFSAPSFGHLAATFEGKTATPPPEIAPGSGRDSGLLTHSQERMGFLHQLEPESAAYHVFGALELEGPLDIAALDRAFAALVARHTILRSRHAMQDGRIVVRLDDSPPLAIERSNGPREPALKAFSLRPFDLANDSPIRALLVACGKKHHILALCAHHIVADGWSVRVLIRDLAAYYATFAGGKQAPPPLAGADYLDYAAWHRRWIESGAADAATFYWKRRLAGHAGVMELATDFSRPAKPSSLGGAVERIMPTGLVERVTAFAKARRVTPFMVQLAAFLLLLRRHGGDDDPVIAVPIANRNHAAAADLVGTLVNTLPFRLTLDPSETFLTLLDRVRDAAFEMQAAQDAPFERIIEAVRPERARDRSPLAQVMFDHQEIPIAEVWHGGLRCRPYLAHRGAVQFDLSLLYFVLSDRQQVVLEYRDDLFKEATAAAMLDRYLATLEAVCREAERPICAIDGLSERDLLHLLAVGQGVERPEFPKQTAPALIAGTCQRLAARTALICGEESLDYAALDSRSSALAASLQAKGVKPGDRIALLLERNLLLPVALLAAWKCGAAYVPLDAANPPERLALVLEDQAPLHVLVSPALVDRLPPTTTSIVLDPEMAAGSAPPEPVSTRPENTAYILYTSGSTGKPKGVVVSHGALANFLLSMQEEPGFAEGQRLLAVTTVSFDISALEIFLPLISGGTVDLIPSGVSRDPAALLSRLEATKPDVMQATPATWRMLIDAGWQGSPATKILCGGEAMDLPLARKLLPLGRELWNLYGPTETTVWSTIWRVPDNPARILIGHPIANTGIHIAGSDGSPLPPGVPGELLISGAGLADGYWQRPELTAERFVPTASTEMPRVYRTGDLARWLGDGSLECLGRSDGQVKVRGFRVELGEIDAALLSHLGIAEAATVLTDDRLIAWYRPTVPGLQASEISAYLRERLPDYMVPAPLISIDRMPLTASGKIDRKALAARPLPETEKPAATNANDPLEMELCQIWADALGCRNVGPHDDFFALGGHSLVAARLVTDATQRTGIAVSLDWLFDRPTPAGMAAQIREKAAPDLAEPRVLPLSRGQGGTPLFWCHTLVDGGMGLLPYRETARLLGDVIDSHGIAEGTHGFETLAAMAAAHVGKIRAVQPRGPYRIAGFCFGGNLAAEIAAQLADAGEEIELLCLLESSPPRATRSYNPWFRLATWRRILSRLPGRVKSLMMRDTEVALRRLKMKQRAAASGMNRLSGKDGIPDIRGILDLDVLDPESQERAMLHWDALHLHEPRLPRAKRIVLIRADDDGWLPRAPTLGWSAPSEIEVHTVPGRHEEFLRHRSAKEVADVMRRVLFK from the coding sequence ATGACCACCAGCGCACTTTCCCTGGACCGTCCCCTCGTCGGACCGCTCACCGCGGTGCTCGACCAGCGGGCCACGGCCGAAGCGGAGCGACTGGCCTTCCGTTTTCTGGCGGACGGCGAGGATCAGGAGCATCTACTACACTACGGCGAACTGCTGCGTCAGGCACGCATCCGGGCCGGCAGCTTGGTTGAGGCAGGCGCGACCGGAAAACCGGTGTTGCTGATGGAATCGCCGGGGCTGGATTTCATCGTCGGCCTGTTCGCCTGTTGGTTCGCCGGGGCAATTGCGGTACCCGCCTACCCACCGCGCGGGAATCGCCACCGGCAACGGCTGGAAGCGATTCTGCGGGATTCCGGAGCGACCCTGGCGATCGGCGAATCCCCCGCCAAGCCGATCCCCGGCGTGACCGTCCTGACCATGGAGGACCTCGCCACCGGCAGCCCTTTCGAGCGGGACACGCCGCACGCCGACGGCCCCTGCCTGCTTCAATACACCTCCGGTTCGACCGCCAAACCGAAAGGCGTGGTGCTTCATCACCATCACCTGAGGCACCATCTCGCCGCGCTTGGCAGCACCCTCCGGGGCCTCGGCATCCGCTCGATGCTCAGTTGGCTGCCGCCCTATCACGACATGGGGCTGATCCTGAAGATCCTGTTCTCATTCGACTCCGGGCAGCCGCTGACCTTCTTCTCACCCGATCATTTCGTCCAGCGTCCGGTCCGCTGGCTGCGGGCAATCAGCCGCTACCGCGCCGATTTCAGCGGCGGCCCGAATTTCGCCTTCGACCTCTGCCTGCGCTCGATCCGCGACGAGGAACTCGCCGGCTTGGATCTCTCTTGCTGGAACGCCGCCCCGACCGGAGCCGAGCGGATCCGTATCGACACGCTCCAGCGCTTCACCCGGCGCTTTGCCCCTTACGGCTTCCGGCCGGAAACGTTTCTGCCCGGCTACGGACTGGCCGAAGCCACCCTCACCGTGACGGCCTGCCGCTCCGGCCGGTTCCAGAGAATATCCCATCACCCGGAGGCCGGTCAGCACGTCTCATGCGGACCGGTGGTGGATGGCTCCTCACTGCGCATCGTCGACGCCGTGAGCGGACGCACCCTGCCCGCCGGAGAGATTGGCGAGATCCGGGTGAAGGGAGCCGGCATCGCTGCGGGATACTGGAACCGTCCGGATGAAAGCGCCAAGGTCTTCGGAGCCGACGGGGAACTTCGCACCGGCGACCGGGGATATCTCGAAAACGGGGAACTTCACGTGGTCGGCCGGATCAAGGACCTGATCATCCTCGGTGGCACGAATGTGGCGCCGGAAGATGTCGAGGAAGACTTGGCTGGCAGCTTTCCCCAATTCACGACGGCCGCCGCTTTCGCCGGCGAAACCGCGGCCGGCGAAGGATTGGTGCTCGCGATCGAATCGCAGCGCCTGCCGGAAAAGGAATTGGCAGATCTTGCGGTCGCGATTCGCAAGAGCATCGCCGATTCACTCGAATTACCGATCCACCGCATCGTCTTCGTCCGGGCCGGCACCCTGCCCCGCACCACCAGTGGCAAGCTCCAGCGCTCCGCCGCCCGCGACGCCTTCGGGGCCGGCAAACTCGTCGTGATCTTCGACGAGGCCGCCCATGCCCCGGCTCTCCCTCCGGGTGGCAAGTGGCTCGATGCGGTCCTCGATGCCGTCCGGGAAGTGTCCGGCCGCGACGGCGGGCGCGCGGAAGACGACCTGATCGCCTTCGGACTCAGCTCGATCGAGGCCACCCGCCTGTCCGCCCTCCTGCGGGCCACCACCGGTGTCGAGGTCTCGCTGGCCGACCTTTTCTCAGCGCCTTCCTTTGGGCATCTCGCCGCCACCTTCGAGGGAAAGACCGCCACTCCCCCGCCGGAAATCGCGCCCGGCTCGGGACGTGACAGCGGGTTGCTCACGCATTCGCAGGAGCGCATGGGCTTTCTCCACCAGTTGGAGCCGGAAAGCGCCGCTTATCACGTCTTCGGCGCGCTGGAGCTGGAGGGTCCGCTCGATATCGCCGCGCTCGACCGCGCCTTTGCCGCGCTGGTTGCCCGCCACACCATCTTGCGCAGCCGTCACGCCATGCAGGACGGTCGCATCGTCGTGCGACTCGACGACAGCCCGCCGCTGGCGATCGAGCGCAGCAACGGTCCGCGCGAACCGGCGCTCAAGGCATTCTCCCTGCGTCCGTTCGATCTTGCGAATGACTCGCCGATCCGGGCGCTGCTGGTCGCCTGCGGAAAGAAGCACCACATCCTCGCCCTGTGCGCCCACCACATCGTGGCCGATGGCTGGTCGGTGCGCGTGCTGATACGCGACCTGGCCGCCTACTACGCCACCTTCGCCGGTGGCAAGCAGGCCCCGCCGCCGTTGGCAGGCGCCGACTATCTCGACTACGCCGCTTGGCATCGCCGCTGGATCGAAAGCGGTGCCGCCGACGCCGCGACCTTCTATTGGAAAAGGCGTCTCGCCGGTCACGCCGGCGTCATGGAACTTGCCACCGATTTCTCCCGCCCGGCCAAGCCGTCGTCTCTGGGTGGAGCCGTGGAACGCATCATGCCCACCGGACTCGTCGAGCGGGTCACGGCCTTTGCGAAGGCCCGCCGGGTCACCCCGTTCATGGTGCAACTCGCGGCCTTCCTGCTGCTGCTGCGCCGCCATGGCGGGGACGATGACCCGGTGATCGCGGTGCCGATCGCCAATCGCAACCACGCCGCCGCCGCCGACCTCGTCGGCACGCTGGTCAATACCCTGCCCTTCCGCCTGACGCTCGATCCGTCGGAAACCTTCCTAACCCTGCTGGACCGGGTGCGCGACGCCGCCTTCGAAATGCAGGCCGCCCAGGACGCGCCCTTCGAGCGCATCATCGAGGCCGTCAGACCCGAGCGCGCGCGCGACCGCTCGCCGCTCGCGCAGGTGATGTTCGATCATCAGGAGATCCCGATTGCCGAAGTCTGGCACGGCGGCCTGCGCTGCCGGCCTTACCTCGCCCATCGGGGCGCGGTGCAGTTCGATCTCAGCCTGCTCTACTTCGTCCTCTCCGACCGCCAGCAGGTCGTGCTCGAGTATCGCGACGACCTCTTCAAGGAGGCAACCGCCGCGGCCATGCTCGACCGCTATCTCGCCACGCTGGAAGCCGTCTGCCGCGAGGCCGAGCGGCCGATCTGCGCCATCGATGGGCTGTCGGAACGCGATCTCCTCCACCTGCTTGCAGTGGGCCAAGGAGTCGAGCGCCCCGAGTTCCCGAAGCAAACCGCTCCCGCGCTCATCGCCGGAACCTGCCAACGCCTTGCGGCACGAACCGCCCTCATCTGCGGCGAGGAGTCGCTCGACTACGCCGCGCTCGACTCGCGTTCCTCGGCATTGGCCGCCTCGCTGCAAGCCAAAGGCGTCAAACCCGGTGACCGCATCGCGCTTTTGTTAGAGCGCAACCTGCTGCTGCCGGTTGCCCTGCTCGCCGCGTGGAAATGCGGTGCCGCCTACGTCCCGCTCGACGCCGCCAACCCGCCGGAACGCCTCGCGCTGGTGCTGGAAGATCAGGCACCCCTGCACGTCCTCGTTTCACCGGCTCTCGTCGATCGCCTGCCGCCAACTACGACATCCATCGTACTTGACCCGGAGATGGCCGCAGGTTCCGCCCCGCCCGAACCCGTTTCCACACGGCCGGAGAATACCGCCTACATCCTCTACACGTCCGGCTCGACCGGGAAGCCCAAGGGCGTCGTCGTCTCCCACGGGGCCCTCGCAAATTTCCTGCTCTCGATGCAGGAGGAGCCGGGCTTCGCCGAGGGCCAGCGCCTGCTAGCCGTGACCACCGTGTCCTTCGACATCTCGGCGCTGGAGATCTTCCTGCCACTCATTTCCGGAGGCACGGTGGACCTCATACCAAGCGGCGTTTCGCGCGATCCTGCGGCGCTCCTTTCACGACTGGAGGCGACCAAGCCGGACGTCATGCAAGCGACTCCCGCGACCTGGCGCATGCTGATCGATGCGGGCTGGCAGGGATCACCTGCCACGAAGATCCTCTGCGGCGGCGAGGCGATGGATCTGCCGCTCGCCCGCAAGCTGCTGCCGCTCGGCCGCGAGCTCTGGAATCTCTACGGCCCCACCGAGACCACGGTCTGGTCCACGATCTGGCGGGTGCCGGACAATCCGGCACGCATCCTGATCGGCCACCCGATTGCCAACACCGGCATCCACATCGCCGGCAGCGATGGCTCGCCCTTGCCACCCGGAGTGCCCGGCGAGCTGCTCATTTCCGGCGCGGGTCTGGCCGACGGCTACTGGCAACGCCCCGAGCTTACCGCCGAGCGCTTCGTCCCAACCGCCTCCACAGAGATGCCACGCGTCTACCGCACCGGCGACCTCGCGCGCTGGCTGGGGGATGGCTCGCTCGAATGTCTTGGCCGCTCGGATGGCCAGGTGAAAGTCCGCGGCTTCCGTGTGGAGCTTGGCGAAATCGATGCCGCCCTGCTTTCCCATCTTGGCATCGCCGAGGCCGCCACCGTGCTCACCGATGATCGGCTCATCGCATGGTATCGCCCGACGGTGCCCGGCCTGCAGGCTTCCGAGATCTCCGCTTATCTTCGCGAGCGCCTGCCGGACTACATGGTCCCGGCACCGCTGATTTCCATCGACCGCATGCCGCTCACCGCGAGCGGCAAGATCGACCGCAAGGCGCTGGCCGCGCGACCGCTGCCCGAAACCGAAAAGCCGGCAGCGACGAACGCAAACGACCCGCTGGAGATGGAGCTTTGCCAAATCTGGGCCGACGCGCTCGGGTGCCGCAATGTGGGTCCCCACGATGACTTCTTCGCACTGGGCGGTCACTCGCTCGTCGCCGCCCGCCTCGTCACCGACGCAACGCAACGCACCGGGATCGCGGTCTCGCTCGACTGGCTGTTCGACCGTCCGACGCCCGCCGGCATGGCCGCGCAGATCCGCGAGAAGGCCGCGCCCGACTTGGCCGAGCCGCGTGTGCTCCCCCTGTCCCGCGGGCAAGGCGGCACCCCGCTTTTCTGGTGCCACACGCTGGTCGATGGCGGCATGGGGCTCTTGCCCTATCGTGAGACGGCACGGCTGTTAGGCGACGTCATCGACTCGCACGGGATCGCCGAAGGCACCCATGGCTTTGAAACATTGGCCGCCATGGCGGCCGCGCACGTCGGCAAAATCCGCGCCGTCCAACCGCGTGGACCGTACCGGATCGCCGGCTTTTGCTTCGGCGGAAACCTCGCCGCGGAGATCGCCGCACAGCTCGCGGACGCGGGCGAAGAGATCGAGCTGCTGTGCTTGCTTGAATCCTCACCGCCCCGCGCCACGCGGAGCTACAACCCTTGGTTCCGCCTTGCCACTTGGCGGCGAATCCTCTCGAGGCTCCCCGGCCGCGTGAAGAGCCTGATGATGCGCGATACCGAGGTGGCCCTGCGGCGCTTGAAGATGAAGCAACGCGCCGCCGCCTCCGGCATGAACCGCCTTTCCGGCAAGGACGGCATTCCAGATATCCGCGGCATTCTCGATCTCGACGTGCTCGATCCCGAGTCGCAGGAACGCGCGATGCTTCACTGGGATGCCCTGCACCTCCACGAGCCTCGCTTGCCGCGAGCCAAGCGCATTGTACTAATCCGCGCCGATGACGATGGCTGGCTGCCCCGCGCCCCGACGCTCGGCTGGTCAGCCCCCAGCGAGATCGAAGTCCACACCGTTCCCGGCCGCCACGAGGAATTCCTGCGCCACCGCTCCGCCAAGGAAGTGGCGGACGTGATGAGGCGGGTGCTCTTCAAGTGA
- a CDS encoding DUF1549 and DUF1553 domain-containing protein → MKPRTFGFLACWLVVLPSAHAAEKPSPANDPAFIAKASRSIDANVASWYRKEKLPVPAVTDDATFLRRAFLVAIGRIPTAEEARFFLEIDEANKRVQLIDYLVQSPGYSSHMSNWVFDLLRVTDDKPGFNGSFEPYRHWVRTAMESNMRWDEFSHSLLSANGDGWDPKTAAVGYYTRDRGMPLDNLANSMRVFLGSRMECAQCHDDPFGETERHDFYELAAFTEGQGGMRQNLMRGLWDEINDGEKRRSVDYEVAQVMWDRVYGLSLGGSGEGKIKLPEDYQYRDGEPGQLIGAKTPFGKGVRISEKNDKGGGRKELADWVTTKTGEQFASVAANRMWKRVMGRGVYEPVDEYKPTKELHHPELMNTLISLMVELNYDLQAFQKVLLNTKTFQFVPNPEPSKVVTGDDFHGRQLSRLSAEQLWDSLITLAAGDPDKKPRRGLDDRIYLNRKPVLVGKKNMVQVSKEVLALESEAAVRSYFDKLLEEVKKDGGGGGGDSMMGMAKIQRYDSKSHVRASELPSPAPRNHLLYLFGQSDRIVVEGASRDPNVGQVLSLMNGYVQEQLVNNSGAHLYKSLEGAGSDEEKIRRLYITILNRPPSGEEMGWMLEEVKNSGQNGFRNIVSALVMSSEFLFLQ, encoded by the coding sequence ATGAAACCCCGCACCTTTGGCTTCCTCGCCTGCTGGCTGGTGGTTCTGCCTTCTGCCCACGCGGCGGAAAAGCCGTCCCCCGCGAACGATCCCGCTTTCATCGCCAAGGCCTCACGGTCGATCGATGCCAATGTCGCCTCCTGGTATCGCAAGGAGAAGCTGCCGGTGCCGGCGGTGACGGATGATGCCACATTCCTGCGCCGGGCCTTCCTGGTCGCAATCGGCCGGATTCCGACCGCGGAAGAGGCCCGCTTTTTCCTGGAGATCGACGAGGCGAACAAGCGCGTCCAGCTCATCGACTACCTCGTGCAGTCGCCCGGCTACTCCAGCCACATGAGCAATTGGGTCTTCGACCTGTTGCGCGTGACCGACGACAAGCCCGGCTTCAATGGCAGCTTCGAGCCCTACCGCCACTGGGTGCGCACCGCGATGGAGAGTAACATGCGGTGGGACGAGTTTAGTCACTCGCTGCTTTCCGCGAATGGGGACGGCTGGGATCCCAAGACGGCGGCCGTCGGCTACTACACCCGCGACCGCGGCATGCCGCTGGACAATCTGGCGAACTCAATGCGCGTTTTCCTCGGCTCCCGGATGGAGTGTGCCCAGTGCCACGACGATCCCTTCGGCGAAACCGAGCGCCACGATTTCTACGAGCTGGCCGCCTTCACCGAAGGCCAGGGCGGGATGCGCCAGAACCTGATGCGCGGCCTGTGGGACGAGATCAATGACGGCGAGAAGCGTCGCTCGGTGGATTATGAGGTGGCGCAGGTCATGTGGGACCGGGTTTACGGGCTCAGCCTTGGCGGCAGCGGCGAGGGCAAGATCAAGTTGCCCGAGGACTACCAGTATCGCGACGGCGAGCCGGGCCAGTTGATCGGAGCCAAGACCCCCTTTGGCAAAGGTGTCCGCATTTCGGAAAAGAACGACAAGGGCGGCGGTCGCAAGGAACTGGCCGACTGGGTCACCACCAAGACCGGGGAGCAGTTCGCGTCCGTCGCTGCCAACCGCATGTGGAAGCGCGTCATGGGCCGCGGGGTCTATGAGCCGGTCGACGAATACAAGCCGACCAAGGAGCTCCACCATCCGGAGCTGATGAACACGCTGATCTCGCTGATGGTCGAGCTCAACTACGACCTGCAAGCCTTCCAGAAGGTTCTGCTTAACACGAAGACCTTCCAGTTCGTCCCGAACCCTGAGCCGTCGAAGGTGGTCACCGGCGACGACTTCCATGGCCGCCAGCTTTCCCGCCTGTCTGCGGAGCAGCTCTGGGACTCGCTGATCACGCTGGCTGCCGGCGATCCAGACAAGAAGCCGCGCCGCGGGCTCGACGACCGCATCTATCTCAACCGCAAGCCAGTGCTGGTCGGGAAGAAGAACATGGTGCAGGTCTCGAAAGAAGTTCTGGCCCTGGAGTCGGAAGCCGCCGTGCGCTCCTATTTCGACAAGCTGCTGGAAGAAGTGAAGAAAGATGGCGGCGGTGGTGGCGGTGATAGCATGATGGGCATGGCCAAGATCCAGCGCTACGACAGCAAGTCCCATGTCCGCGCTTCCGAACTGCCGAGCCCCGCGCCGCGGAATCACCTGCTATACCTCTTCGGCCAGTCCGATCGCATCGTTGTGGAAGGTGCCAGCCGTGATCCGAACGTAGGCCAGGTGCTCTCGCTCATGAACGGCTACGTGCAGGAGCAACTGGTCAACAACTCCGGTGCCCACCTCTACAAGAGCCTCGAAGGAGCGGGCAGCGACGAGGAGAAGATCCGCCGCCTTTACATCACCATTCTCAACCGGCCGCCGAGCGGCGAGGAAATGGGCTGGATGCTCGAGGAGGTGAAGAACTCCGGCCAAAACGGCTTCCGCAACATCGTTTCCGCACTCGTGATGTCCTCCGAGTTCCTCTTCTTGCAATAA
- a CDS encoding DUF1501 domain-containing protein produces MNASDFNRFDEPTRRRFITNAAKMYLGVQLMPFFNGAATAAPAAAKEAVKAKAKSVIYLYMSGGMSHLDTFDPKPKKKEVMGPTEAIPTKATDIFVGKNLPKTAEVMDKVCVINSMTSRQGAHEQGTYIMHTSYDMRGTVKHPSLGAWVMKLGGRHNPEIPGYVAIDSSQEYSGGGFFGAKYAAAPIGSPNEGLQDSKKPGDVSKKDFESRLSLADRLNKQFHGKYQNADVKAYEELYLEAIKLMNSKDLKAFNINDESASVRSMYGEGRFAQGCMLARRLVEHGVRFVEVQLGGWDTHFDNFAAVEGRCKEFDQAYAGLLNDLEKKGLLKDTLVVVATEFGRTPTIKTEHQNGRDHHPAAFTCLLAGGGVKGGFKYGESDAKGERVKDKPVAVQDFNATIASALGLPHDLTVMSPSGRPFKFADKGVPVAEVFA; encoded by the coding sequence ATGAACGCCAGTGATTTCAACCGCTTTGACGAGCCGACCCGCCGTCGGTTCATCACGAACGCCGCGAAGATGTACCTCGGGGTGCAGCTGATGCCCTTCTTCAACGGCGCTGCCACCGCAGCTCCTGCCGCCGCGAAGGAAGCCGTGAAGGCGAAGGCCAAGAGTGTGATCTACCTCTACATGTCCGGGGGCATGAGCCACCTGGATACCTTCGACCCCAAGCCGAAGAAGAAGGAAGTGATGGGGCCGACTGAAGCGATCCCGACCAAGGCCACCGACATTTTCGTCGGCAAGAATCTGCCCAAGACCGCCGAGGTCATGGACAAGGTCTGCGTGATCAACTCGATGACCTCCCGCCAGGGAGCGCACGAGCAGGGCACCTACATCATGCACACCAGCTACGACATGCGTGGCACGGTGAAGCACCCGTCGCTCGGTGCTTGGGTCATGAAACTGGGCGGCCGCCACAATCCGGAGATCCCGGGCTACGTGGCGATCGACTCGTCGCAGGAGTATTCCGGCGGCGGCTTCTTCGGCGCGAAATACGCCGCCGCCCCGATCGGCAGCCCGAATGAGGGCCTGCAGGATTCCAAAAAGCCGGGCGACGTTTCCAAGAAGGACTTTGAAAGCCGCTTGTCACTCGCCGACCGCCTCAACAAGCAGTTCCACGGCAAGTATCAGAACGCCGACGTGAAGGCTTACGAGGAACTCTATCTGGAAGCGATCAAGCTGATGAACAGCAAGGATTTGAAGGCCTTCAACATCAACGACGAGTCCGCTTCCGTTCGCTCGATGTATGGCGAAGGTCGCTTCGCGCAGGGCTGCATGCTGGCCCGTCGCCTGGTCGAGCACGGCGTTCGCTTCGTGGAAGTCCAACTCGGTGGCTGGGACACTCACTTCGATAATTTCGCCGCCGTGGAAGGCCGCTGCAAGGAGTTCGACCAAGCCTACGCCGGCCTGCTCAACGACCTCGAAAAGAAGGGCCTGCTCAAGGACACGCTGGTCGTTGTGGCCACCGAGTTCGGCCGCACGCCGACCATCAAGACCGAGCACCAGAACGGCCGCGATCACCACCCGGCCGCATTCACCTGCCTGCTGGCCGGTGGCGGTGTGAAAGGTGGCTTCAAGTATGGCGAGAGCGATGCCAAGGGCGAGCGGGTCAAGGACAAGCCGGTGGCCGTCCAGGACTTCAACGCGACCATCGCCAGCGCCCTCGGTCTGCCGCACGACCTCACCGTCATGTCGCCCTCGGGCCGACCGTTCAAGTTCGCCGACAAGGGCGTGCCGGTGGCGGAAGTGTTTGCCTGA
- a CDS encoding rhodanese-like domain-containing protein, translated as MDPATITADTPMGEIMSALPGARRALFSRYHLGGCQSCGFADTETLAELCARAGELDVTEVREHLLESHAHDESMMISPAELKAELDSPSPPLLLDCRTREEHEAVAIPGAVFLTQELQQQLFGGDPQRRIILHDHAGKHVLDTCSWFLGHGMKNTFALRGGIDAWSQEIDPKLPRYRLEVD; from the coding sequence GTGGACCCCGCGACGATCACCGCCGACACCCCGATGGGGGAAATCATGAGCGCCCTGCCCGGTGCTCGCCGCGCCTTGTTTTCACGCTATCACCTCGGCGGCTGCCAAAGCTGCGGCTTCGCCGACACGGAGACGCTGGCCGAACTCTGCGCCCGTGCCGGGGAGCTGGACGTCACGGAAGTGCGGGAGCACCTGTTGGAGAGCCACGCCCACGACGAGTCGATGATGATTTCCCCGGCGGAACTCAAAGCCGAATTGGACTCCCCCTCCCCGCCGCTGCTCCTCGACTGCCGGACCCGCGAGGAACACGAGGCCGTCGCCATCCCCGGCGCGGTCTTTCTCACCCAAGAACTCCAGCAGCAGCTCTTCGGCGGCGACCCACAGCGGCGGATCATCCTCCACGATCACGCTGGCAAGCACGTGCTCGACACCTGTTCCTGGTTCCTCGGCCACGGCATGAAGAACACCTTCGCCCTCCGCGGCGGCATCGATGCCTGGAGCCAAGAGATCGATCCGAAGCTGCCGAGATACCGGCTGGAGGTGGATTAG
- the pssA gene encoding CDP-diacylglycerol--serine O-phosphatidyltransferase, producing the protein MFRPIEPDEPRIYLLPNLMTAGNLACGFFAVLTIFKGIFLATTPEGYVFESARPYYERAILLIFASCIFDLLDGRLARFGGQESPFGREFDSLADVISFGMAPSILMAKAVLFPLDEDLKHLNLEGVGWGLACIYVLCGAIRLARFNCLAALPQRKSTSTDFRGLPIPMAAGFISSLTYLVIYFNDTDRNLGAWKYVLAGAMLGLSVLMVSNVRYPSFKKVGWRTRGTPLVIVGAALVLIITVRFHYVMPAVLFSAYLLYGLVVRPFLPPKVQREIEAETISDGGDGEGEDDEDQNGSSG; encoded by the coding sequence ATGTTCCGTCCTATCGAGCCCGACGAGCCGCGCATCTACCTGCTGCCGAACCTGATGACCGCCGGCAATCTCGCCTGTGGCTTCTTTGCGGTGCTCACAATTTTCAAAGGGATCTTCCTCGCCACCACGCCCGAGGGCTACGTTTTCGAGTCCGCGCGCCCCTACTACGAGCGTGCGATCCTGCTGATCTTCGCCTCGTGCATTTTCGACCTGCTCGACGGTCGTCTGGCCCGCTTCGGAGGCCAGGAGTCGCCGTTCGGGCGGGAATTCGATTCGCTGGCCGACGTCATTTCCTTCGGCATGGCCCCGTCCATCCTGATGGCCAAGGCGGTCTTGTTCCCGCTCGATGAGGACCTCAAGCACCTCAATCTAGAAGGGGTCGGCTGGGGCTTGGCCTGCATTTACGTGCTATGCGGAGCGATCCGGCTGGCGCGTTTCAATTGCCTGGCAGCGCTACCGCAGCGGAAGAGCACGAGCACGGATTTCCGTGGCCTGCCCATCCCGATGGCTGCCGGCTTCATTTCCTCGCTGACCTACCTGGTCATCTATTTCAACGATACCGACCGGAATCTGGGTGCTTGGAAATACGTCCTGGCGGGCGCGATGTTGGGGCTGTCGGTTCTGATGGTCAGCAACGTGCGCTACCCCAGCTTCAAGAAAGTCGGCTGGCGAACCCGCGGCACGCCATTGGTGATCGTGGGGGCGGCGCTGGTGCTGATCATCACCGTCCGTTTTCACTACGTGATGCCGGCGGTCCTGTTCAGCGCCTACTTGCTCTATGGCTTGGTGGTGCGGCCGTTCTTGCCGCCCAAGGTCCAGCGGGAGATCGAGGCGGAGACCATTAGCGATGGCGGCGACGGCGAGGGGGAAGACGATGAAGATCAGAACGGCAGCTCCGGCTGA